In a single window of the Methylococcus sp. Mc7 genome:
- the argB gene encoding acetylglutamate kinase, with protein MKQQEPLETSFANRIAHVLTEALPYIRRFKGKTIVVKYGGNAMIDERLKNSFARDVVLLKLVGINPVVVHGGGPQIGNLLQRLGKTSEFVQGMRVTDAETMDVVEMVLGGLVNKEIVNLINRQGGAAVGLSGKDGNLIRARKIRMSQPQSDAPELIDLGHVGEVASIDPAVVDMVVNSDFIPVIAPIGVGEDGCSYNINADLVAGKMAEVLKAEKLILLTNTQGILGKDGALLTGLSLREVDALIEDGTISGGMIPKVRCAMDALRGGVNSAHIIDGRVDHAVLLELFTDQGIGTLLLRR; from the coding sequence ATGAAACAACAGGAACCCCTGGAAACCTCCTTCGCCAATCGGATCGCCCATGTCCTGACCGAAGCGCTGCCTTATATCCGGCGCTTCAAGGGCAAGACCATCGTCGTCAAATATGGCGGCAACGCCATGATCGACGAGCGCCTGAAGAACAGCTTCGCCCGCGACGTCGTGCTGCTGAAACTGGTCGGCATCAACCCGGTGGTGGTGCACGGCGGCGGGCCGCAGATCGGCAATCTGCTCCAGCGTTTGGGGAAAACCAGCGAATTCGTGCAAGGCATGCGGGTCACCGACGCCGAAACCATGGACGTGGTGGAGATGGTGCTGGGCGGTCTGGTGAACAAGGAAATCGTCAACCTCATCAACCGCCAGGGCGGCGCCGCGGTGGGCTTGAGCGGCAAGGACGGCAACCTGATCCGGGCGCGCAAGATCCGCATGTCCCAGCCGCAGTCCGACGCGCCGGAACTCATCGATCTCGGCCACGTCGGCGAAGTCGCCAGCATCGATCCGGCCGTGGTGGACATGGTGGTCAACAGCGACTTCATCCCGGTGATCGCCCCGATCGGCGTCGGCGAGGATGGCTGCTCCTACAACATCAATGCCGACCTGGTCGCCGGCAAGATGGCCGAAGTGCTCAAGGCCGAGAAGCTGATCCTCCTCACCAACACCCAGGGCATCCTGGGCAAGGACGGTGCACTGCTGACCGGCTTGTCGCTCAGGGAGGTCGACGCCCTGATCGAGGACGGCACCATAAGCGGCGGCATGATCCCGAAAGTACGTTGCGCGATGGATGCGCTGCGCGGCGGCGTCAACAGCGCCCACATCATCGACGGCCGCGTCGACCACGCCGTGCTGCTGGAGCTGTTCACCGACCAGGGCATCGGCACCCTGCTGCTGCGGCGTTGA
- a CDS encoding phosphomannomutase/phosphoglucomutase produces the protein MPSLSLRRLLWSVGLASMLAVAATAAGLVGAERHRTEVSSRQAMAAAADAAAFNVRDRLGWSFRALSGMAGDARLAEALASGDPAGIAAEEGRLTGALPGSLLVRLIPNHSDLLDTARAPAMGYADLEAIRDARHGQSLPAMHAANSPNVHIALAVPLAEGRGVLLASLSPDILLDAMRSVPMPFGAALELRQGELPLVFTGDRARRAEPPDGDASVLGSRGWRIVYWRPAQDQSPAWWAFAAGGPALLLILAVLLWTGFVLAKAMNHDTALVLALVPAVPSGIPRITGRARLREMQDLLEGLRALGTPVPEEIEVRPPSPEEAPLLRPALTDDQNEEKIHMHTQPVPPIASTLFRAYDIRGIVGDTLTPEAAQAIGRAIGSEALDRGERRVVVARDGRLSSPALCAALAEGLREAGCQVTDLGLAPTPVLYFGTQVLAGRSGVMVTGSHNPANYNGFKIVLGGQTLAGEDIQALRCRIESGNFHSGEGRIERRDLLPDYHLAIVEDMQVGRQFKVVVDCGNGVAAVAAPQILRALDCEVIELFCTVDGNFPNHHPDPSKPENLALLIETVKREGADIGVAFDGDGDRLGVVDSAGNIIWPDRQMMLFAADVLSREPGADIIYDVKCTRHLAGYILRHGGRPLMWKTGHSLIKAKMKETGALLAGEMSGHFFFKERWYGFDDGIYACARMVEILSADSRPTAEVFAELPDSVNTPELGVRLQEGENLAFVEKMRALADFDDGRITDIDGLRVDFADGWGLVRASNTTPSLVIRFEADTAEGLARIQQRFRELLLKVRPGLELPF, from the coding sequence GTGCCCTCGCTGAGTCTCCGCCGGCTCCTTTGGTCGGTCGGCCTGGCGTCGATGCTGGCGGTCGCCGCGACCGCTGCCGGTCTCGTGGGGGCCGAGCGGCACCGCACCGAAGTTTCCAGCCGGCAGGCGATGGCGGCCGCGGCGGATGCCGCGGCATTCAATGTGCGCGACCGTCTGGGCTGGTCCTTCCGCGCCCTGAGCGGCATGGCGGGCGACGCGCGGCTGGCCGAGGCGCTGGCGTCCGGCGATCCGGCCGGCATCGCGGCGGAGGAGGGCAGGCTCACCGGCGCCCTGCCGGGTTCGCTCCTCGTGCGCCTGATACCGAATCACAGCGACCTGCTGGATACCGCCCGCGCGCCGGCGATGGGATACGCCGACCTCGAGGCGATCCGCGATGCCCGGCATGGCCAGTCCTTGCCCGCCATGCACGCGGCCAACAGCCCGAATGTCCATATTGCGCTTGCCGTTCCGCTTGCCGAAGGGCGAGGGGTGCTGCTGGCCAGTTTGTCCCCGGATATCCTGCTCGATGCCATGCGCTCGGTTCCGATGCCTTTCGGCGCCGCGCTGGAGCTCCGGCAGGGCGAGCTTCCCCTGGTTTTCACCGGCGACCGCGCCCGCCGGGCCGAGCCGCCGGACGGAGACGCATCGGTGCTGGGCAGCCGCGGCTGGCGGATCGTCTACTGGCGTCCGGCGCAGGACCAGTCCCCTGCGTGGTGGGCTTTCGCGGCCGGCGGACCGGCGCTGCTGCTGATCCTGGCGGTGCTGCTCTGGACGGGCTTTGTGCTGGCGAAGGCGATGAATCACGATACGGCGCTGGTGTTGGCGCTGGTCCCCGCGGTGCCGTCGGGGATCCCGCGCATCACCGGCCGCGCGCGGCTCAGGGAGATGCAGGACTTGCTCGAAGGACTGAGGGCGCTTGGCACGCCGGTGCCGGAGGAAATCGAGGTACGGCCCCCCTCGCCGGAAGAAGCCCCTTTGCTCCGGCCGGCGCTCACCGATGATCAGAACGAGGAGAAGATTCACATGCACACCCAACCGGTTCCGCCCATTGCCTCCACCCTGTTCCGGGCCTACGACATCCGCGGGATCGTCGGCGACACGCTGACACCGGAAGCGGCCCAGGCGATAGGCCGGGCCATCGGCAGCGAAGCGCTCGACCGTGGCGAACGGCGGGTCGTCGTCGCCCGCGACGGGCGGCTGAGCAGTCCCGCGCTCTGCGCCGCCCTGGCGGAGGGGCTACGCGAGGCCGGCTGCCAAGTCACCGATCTGGGGTTGGCGCCCACGCCTGTGCTGTACTTCGGCACCCAGGTGCTGGCGGGTCGTTCCGGCGTCATGGTGACCGGCAGCCACAATCCCGCGAATTACAACGGCTTCAAGATCGTATTGGGGGGGCAGACGCTGGCCGGCGAAGACATCCAGGCGCTGCGGTGCCGCATCGAATCGGGGAATTTTCATAGCGGGGAAGGGCGGATCGAGCGCCGCGATCTGCTGCCCGACTACCACTTGGCGATCGTGGAAGACATGCAGGTCGGCAGGCAATTCAAGGTCGTGGTCGATTGCGGCAACGGCGTGGCGGCGGTGGCGGCGCCGCAGATCCTCCGGGCGCTGGATTGCGAGGTGATCGAATTGTTCTGCACGGTCGACGGCAATTTTCCCAATCATCACCCCGATCCAAGCAAGCCGGAGAACCTGGCGCTGCTGATCGAAACGGTGAAGCGGGAAGGCGCGGACATTGGCGTCGCCTTCGACGGCGACGGCGACCGGCTCGGCGTGGTCGACTCGGCCGGCAACATCATCTGGCCGGACCGGCAGATGATGCTGTTCGCCGCCGACGTGCTGTCCCGCGAGCCCGGCGCCGACATCATCTACGACGTCAAATGCACCCGCCACCTCGCCGGCTACATTTTGCGCCACGGCGGCCGCCCGCTGATGTGGAAGACCGGCCATTCCCTGATCAAGGCCAAGATGAAGGAAACCGGTGCCCTGCTGGCGGGGGAGATGAGCGGCCACTTCTTCTTCAAGGAGCGCTGGTACGGTTTCGACGACGGTATCTACGCCTGCGCCCGGATGGTGGAGATCCTGTCCGCCGATTCCCGCCCCACCGCCGAAGTGTTCGCGGAGCTGCCGGACAGTGTGAACACGCCCGAACTCGGCGTGCGGCTGCAGGAGGGCGAGAACCTCGCCTTCGTGGAAAAAATGCGCGCCCTGGCCGATTTCGACGATGGCCGTATCACCGACATCGACGGCCTGCGGGTCGATTTCGCCGACGGCTGGGGGCTGGTGCGCGCCTCCAACACCACGCCCTCCCTGGTGATCCGCTTCGAAGCCGATACCGCCGAAGGGCTCGCCCGAATCCAGCAGCGCTTCCGGGAGCTGCTGCTGAAGGTGCGGCCCGGTCTCGAGCTGCCTTTCTAG
- a CDS encoding ankyrin repeat domain-containing protein — MTIGRSRHDKSSLGLMLLAGVLAVSHVPASFAAPDPAQARTALHRMGVEYSEQQFAKSAGAGDKTAVELFLDAGMDVNAGGGAAIGLAAGRGQLEIVKLLLARGAKPTSNALQFARTRGHAEIAKLLTDAGAME; from the coding sequence ATGACAATCGGCCGTTCGCGCCACGACAAATCCTCTCTCGGCCTCATGCTGTTAGCGGGGGTCCTGGCGGTGTCTCACGTTCCCGCATCCTTTGCGGCTCCCGACCCGGCCCAGGCAAGGACGGCGCTGCATCGGATGGGTGTGGAGTATTCCGAACAGCAGTTCGCCAAATCCGCCGGCGCCGGCGACAAGACGGCCGTCGAGCTCTTCCTTGACGCGGGCATGGATGTGAACGCCGGCGGCGGTGCGGCGATCGGTCTGGCCGCGGGCCGGGGACAGCTCGAAATCGTCAAGCTGTTGCTTGCAAGAGGCGCGAAGCCGACATCCAACGCCTTGCAGTTCGCCCGCACGCGGGGCCACGCCGAGATCGCAAAGCTCCTGACGGACGCCGGCGCCATGGAATGA
- a CDS encoding SMR family transporter translates to MPWIYLMIAIIGEVIGTSALKSAEGFTRFWPSATVIVGYAVAFYFLSLTVDKIPVGISYAIWSALGIVLVSLIAWILHGQALDRPAIAGMGLIIAGVLVCTLWSKSATHG, encoded by the coding sequence ATGCCATGGATCTATCTGATGATCGCGATAATCGGCGAGGTCATCGGCACCTCGGCGCTGAAGTCCGCGGAGGGCTTCACCCGATTCTGGCCCTCGGCGACCGTCATCGTGGGGTATGCGGTCGCCTTCTATTTCCTCTCGCTCACCGTCGACAAGATTCCGGTGGGCATCTCCTACGCGATCTGGTCGGCACTGGGCATCGTGCTGGTCTCGCTCATCGCCTGGATTCTCCACGGCCAGGCGCTGGATCGCCCCGCCATCGCCGGCATGGGGCTCATCATCGCCGGGGTGCTGGTCTGCACGCTGTGGTCGAAGTCGGCCACCCACGGATGA